One stretch of Leptospira mtsangambouensis DNA includes these proteins:
- a CDS encoding DUF6938 domain-containing protein, with translation MNREPMFGLETGFLSKQTAGLIRGILQKRYSIGNTTVPLFSSPSPLYPGLDLISDKGNQTLQKRLVVGSIRMGYGHHRMALSVYSHSLKKQIPTYLHDLLAIQSPEATAIADIDSGYSYFSRLSAEIGGPVEWLWGGLMSQGNLTSLELSCQLAELYKGLMNGIPTDSPVITTYPLNGQIAAASGFQKIIHLVCDNFPQYYLLVPKALNLVQSPSSYSKFIQMGVPKENIAVAGHWVSEEIVSNAVTDSENRVRRIDANKCRRFLIPIGGAGAQKGYVLDLIRLSKKHLLNKKAVFWINTGDHTKVLKAIEEFLIVQKIPYLSINVWEDLIQFIGRHPLRSEDNENNPPVVLFHFPSHTEAFSATDRLIRVSDVLVTKPSELAFYPVPKLFIRRVGDHEAASVVRSLELGEGTVECREASHAKELIHIFTESDDLLLRMNESVIRNTLEGIYNGSKAAVEMATAN, from the coding sequence ATGAATCGAGAACCCATGTTCGGCCTGGAAACCGGCTTTTTATCCAAACAAACCGCAGGTCTGATTCGCGGAATCCTCCAAAAACGTTATTCAATCGGCAATACGACTGTTCCTTTGTTCTCTTCCCCTTCTCCGCTCTATCCGGGTTTGGACCTTATCTCAGACAAGGGAAACCAAACTCTCCAAAAACGATTGGTTGTGGGAAGCATTCGTATGGGTTACGGCCACCACCGCATGGCGCTCTCTGTTTATTCTCATTCTTTAAAAAAACAAATTCCCACATACTTACATGACCTTCTTGCCATCCAATCCCCAGAAGCCACTGCGATCGCCGACATCGATTCCGGTTATAGTTATTTTTCAAGATTGAGTGCAGAGATTGGGGGACCGGTGGAATGGCTTTGGGGTGGGCTTATGTCCCAAGGAAATCTCACTTCTCTGGAACTTTCATGCCAACTGGCAGAATTATATAAGGGGCTTATGAATGGTATTCCGACAGACTCGCCAGTCATCACCACATATCCGTTAAATGGTCAAATTGCAGCTGCCTCTGGATTTCAAAAAATAATCCATCTCGTTTGTGATAACTTTCCGCAGTATTATTTATTGGTACCGAAAGCACTCAACCTAGTCCAATCTCCTTCCTCCTATTCCAAGTTTATCCAGATGGGTGTTCCCAAAGAAAACATAGCTGTGGCTGGACATTGGGTTTCTGAAGAGATTGTATCAAACGCAGTGACTGATAGTGAAAATCGAGTTCGTAGGATTGATGCGAATAAATGTCGAAGGTTTCTCATCCCCATTGGAGGAGCCGGTGCCCAAAAAGGTTATGTATTAGATTTAATACGACTCTCAAAAAAACACCTACTGAACAAAAAGGCTGTTTTTTGGATCAATACAGGAGATCATACAAAAGTTTTAAAAGCGATTGAAGAATTTCTGATTGTCCAAAAGATTCCTTATCTTTCGATCAATGTTTGGGAAGATTTGATTCAGTTTATTGGACGACATCCATTACGTTCTGAAGATAACGAAAACAATCCACCGGTTGTATTATTTCATTTTCCTTCACATACAGAAGCTTTTTCTGCCACTGACAGATTGATTCGTGTTTCTGATGTTCTTGTGACAAAACCATCGGAACTTGCCTTTTATCCAGTTCCCAAACTTTTTATTCGCAGAGTGGGTGATCATGAAGCTGCCTCAGTGGTTCGTTCCTTAGAACTTGGGGAAGGTACTGTGGAATGTAGAGAGGCCAGTCATGCAAAAGAACTCATTCACATATTTACCGAATCGGATGATTTGTTACTGCGGATGAACGAGTCTGTAATCAGAAATACTTTGGAAGGAATCTATAACGGAAGCAAGGCGGCTGTCGAAATGGCAACCGCAAATTAA
- a CDS encoding ATP-binding cassette domain-containing protein: MKKNTKEISKLVAEDEFLSKLSAEDFKKFLGLFEFRSFVANDRVGGSEYELTPMLIVETGRIQVKLKINEKELLIKTLTEGSFYGIAEFTSDSLKKQLFQIEENSKVRALSPIQFLKFIESDKKRKQLWVEYKENIQLRDELRIHPYFRKLSNLEIQDLAKVLIKRKVSSGQILIKEGSKSSSLFFIRSGRFKVTKSTWQKDYFSFVEAGSVLGEMGVLEKKARNATVTAVEDSFVYELSSKDASQFFKKSESLLITIRSIMSERKLNLGDGSEEDIYEASNIYEEDKFHFLPKLKFSPPLRNQISFPFILQDGKSQSGDACRKMIFRYWGFSFADYDADPTFPDFDPDIRPNHWKNSFGEEKGDCYFVNWKEHELELTNIPTIGFIENSKYVIVKAIEKKRVQILDPEFGEVNLSREDWEQKSSNVVIYFIPKQKPDQKWEWKNKFFSGLAEYFLPAIKYLKAGIVASFVIKGLEVFIPLVNLYLIDAVLLQENKEFFFPVIIAVVLLSFSQSFLSYFRSNVIFFTSNRVNQTIAIRFLVKLISLPISFFERNRKGEILNRWEEIESVILFFSDQGAMKFFDLIFSSLVFFIFLFLSPVLLIIIGFLILPEMLILRALTPKVIEETKKESLKKSETLSYFIETINGFETIKNLGATYSHRWDFEKRLTAQLNSEGKKLFYSNLLFTNTEFFKQITVVIVMLVGSILILNDKLTLGTLYAIIGLVAYIRNPLVSLYSDFLKFQKANVSWNRLRSFESLDSEITDRDNLFKVDLPEVKGNIEFNNLSFSYDTLKPESGIRNLNIKIQAGKKVAFVGRSGSGKSTILKLILGLYKPQEGEIIIDDVSLDEVWLPSLRTKIGVLFQENPLIAGTVRENISITKPEATLSEVVDAAKLACIHDDIVKLPLGYDTEISERGFIFSGGQKQRVSLARLFLQKPSLLLLDEPTSSLDKETEARILSHINSVFTDSTIITVAHRLDTIRNYDQIFVLERGKLEGKGTHKELLSKSGIYQLLHSKQEAIR, translated from the coding sequence TTGAAGAAAAATACAAAAGAAATTTCTAAGTTAGTTGCTGAGGATGAGTTTTTATCCAAACTATCTGCGGAGGATTTTAAAAAGTTTCTTGGATTATTTGAATTTAGGTCTTTCGTAGCAAATGACCGAGTAGGGGGAAGTGAATATGAACTAACTCCTATGCTCATCGTAGAAACAGGAAGAATTCAGGTTAAATTAAAAATCAATGAAAAAGAACTATTAATAAAAACCTTAACGGAAGGTTCTTTTTATGGCATTGCAGAATTCACTTCTGATTCATTGAAAAAACAACTTTTTCAAATAGAAGAAAATTCAAAGGTTAGAGCATTATCCCCAATTCAGTTTTTAAAATTTATTGAATCCGACAAAAAGAGAAAACAGTTATGGGTTGAATATAAAGAAAACATTCAACTTCGAGATGAACTAAGAATACATCCATATTTTAGAAAATTATCAAATCTTGAAATTCAAGATTTGGCCAAAGTACTGATTAAACGAAAAGTTAGTTCTGGGCAAATTTTAATCAAAGAGGGAAGTAAAAGTTCTTCCTTGTTTTTTATTCGATCGGGTCGATTCAAAGTTACTAAATCCACTTGGCAGAAAGATTATTTTTCATTTGTCGAAGCAGGTTCTGTGTTAGGTGAAATGGGGGTTTTGGAAAAAAAAGCACGGAATGCAACCGTTACTGCAGTAGAGGATAGTTTTGTTTATGAACTTTCATCAAAAGATGCGAGTCAGTTTTTTAAAAAATCAGAAAGTTTATTAATTACAATTCGCTCCATTATGAGCGAAAGAAAATTAAACTTAGGTGACGGTTCGGAAGAGGATATCTATGAAGCTTCGAACATTTATGAAGAAGACAAATTTCATTTTTTACCAAAGTTAAAATTTTCGCCACCACTCAGAAACCAAATCAGTTTTCCTTTTATATTACAAGATGGAAAGTCACAATCAGGCGATGCATGTCGAAAAATGATTTTCCGTTATTGGGGATTTTCATTTGCAGATTATGATGCTGATCCTACATTTCCTGACTTTGATCCTGACATCAGGCCAAACCATTGGAAAAATAGTTTTGGGGAAGAGAAGGGGGATTGTTATTTTGTAAATTGGAAAGAACATGAATTAGAATTAACGAATATTCCAACGATTGGATTTATCGAAAATTCTAAATATGTTATCGTAAAAGCGATTGAGAAAAAAAGAGTTCAGATTTTGGATCCTGAGTTTGGGGAAGTAAACCTTTCAAGGGAAGATTGGGAGCAGAAGTCTTCTAATGTAGTTATCTATTTTATCCCTAAACAAAAACCAGATCAAAAGTGGGAATGGAAGAATAAATTTTTTTCTGGGTTGGCAGAATACTTTTTGCCGGCAATTAAATATTTAAAAGCAGGAATTGTTGCTAGTTTTGTGATTAAGGGTTTAGAAGTTTTTATTCCATTGGTCAATTTGTATTTGATAGATGCAGTTTTGTTACAAGAGAATAAAGAGTTTTTTTTTCCTGTCATCATCGCAGTTGTTTTACTTAGTTTTTCTCAATCCTTTCTTTCGTATTTTAGATCAAATGTAATTTTTTTTACTAGCAATCGTGTTAATCAAACAATTGCAATTCGGTTTTTGGTTAAATTGATTTCATTACCTATTTCATTTTTTGAAAGAAATCGTAAGGGAGAAATTTTAAATCGTTGGGAAGAAATTGAATCGGTAATTTTGTTTTTTTCAGATCAAGGAGCAATGAAATTTTTTGATTTGATTTTCAGCTCACTTGTATTTTTTATTTTTCTTTTCCTTTCACCGGTGTTATTGATTATCATTGGATTTTTGATTTTACCAGAGATGTTAATTCTTCGTGCGCTGACACCGAAAGTCATTGAAGAAACTAAAAAAGAATCATTGAAAAAATCAGAAACCCTAAGTTACTTCATCGAAACAATCAACGGATTTGAGACAATTAAAAATTTGGGTGCTACTTATTCTCATCGTTGGGACTTTGAAAAGCGGCTGACGGCTCAATTAAATTCGGAAGGTAAGAAATTGTTTTACTCTAACTTACTTTTTACAAATACTGAATTTTTTAAACAAATCACAGTAGTTATTGTTATGTTAGTTGGTAGTATTCTCATTCTAAATGACAAATTGACATTGGGAACTCTTTATGCAATCATTGGACTAGTTGCCTATATTCGAAATCCTCTTGTATCCTTATATAGCGATTTTTTGAAATTTCAAAAAGCCAACGTGTCTTGGAACAGGTTGCGCAGTTTTGAATCTTTGGATAGCGAAATTACAGATCGTGATAATTTGTTTAAAGTTGATTTACCCGAAGTGAAAGGTAATATCGAATTTAATAATCTAAGTTTTTCGTATGATACCCTGAAACCTGAATCTGGAATTCGAAATTTAAATATCAAAATCCAAGCTGGTAAAAAAGTCGCCTTTGTGGGACGAAGTGGTAGTGGAAAATCGACTATACTAAAATTGATTCTTGGGTTATACAAACCACAAGAAGGTGAGATCATCATTGATGATGTTTCTTTGGATGAAGTTTGGTTGCCTAGTTTGCGAACAAAGATAGGTGTTTTATTTCAGGAAAATCCTCTGATTGCAGGTACAGTTCGAGAAAACATTTCAATCACAAAACCAGAGGCAACTCTCAGCGAAGTAGTGGATGCGGCGAAACTTGCTTGCATACATGATGATATCGTCAAACTACCGCTTGGTTATGATACGGAAATTTCGGAACGAGGTTTTATTTTTTCCGGTGGTCAAAAACAAAGAGTTTCGCTTGCTCGATTGTTTTTACAAAAACCCAGTTTATTATTATTGGATGAACCAACCTCTTCGTTGGATAAAGAAACAGAAGCAAGAATTCTGTCTCATATCAATTCTGTCTTCACCGATTCTACCATTATTACTGTTGCCCATCGATTGGATACAATCCGCAATTATGACCAAATTTTTGTCTTAGAACGTGGAAAATTAGAAGGAAAAGGGACACACAAAGAGTTACTTTCTAAGAGTGGAATTTACCAATTACTTCATTCCAAACAGGAAGCCATCCGATAA
- a CDS encoding acetyl-CoA C-acetyltransferase gives MEQVYILGGLRSAFGSFGGTLKDMSAVDLGVEVSKAALQKTGVDPSLIEESIFGNVIPTGKDGIYLARHIGLKSGVPIASPALTLNRLCGSGMEAVIQAAKKIMLGEAHTVLAGGVESMSNAPYVVRNARFGVRYGNSEFEDSLATGLTDIYVELPMGMTAENLSDQYKISREEQDLWAATSQERAEEATNKGILKEEIHPITINGKNPIVFDKDEFIKGKAGATKLATLKPAFKKDGTVTAGNASGINDGASALIVASASQAKKLGKEPLAIVKSWGHAGCDPAKMGIGPAVAIPAALQKAGISLKDVGLVEVNEAFAAQYLAVQKELGLDPKITNVNGGAVAIGHPLGASGNRVTLTLALEMQRRGVKYGVASLCIGGGQGIAIVLENPKA, from the coding sequence ATGGAACAAGTTTATATTTTGGGCGGACTCAGATCCGCATTCGGTAGTTTTGGCGGAACTCTCAAAGATATGAGTGCCGTAGACCTTGGAGTGGAAGTCTCCAAAGCCGCACTTCAAAAAACCGGTGTGGATCCTTCTCTCATTGAAGAAAGTATTTTTGGGAATGTCATTCCCACAGGAAAAGACGGAATCTATTTAGCACGACACATTGGTTTGAAATCTGGTGTTCCGATTGCAAGCCCTGCACTCACCCTCAACAGACTTTGTGGTTCGGGAATGGAAGCAGTCATCCAAGCGGCAAAAAAAATTATGTTAGGTGAGGCACATACAGTTCTTGCTGGCGGTGTTGAATCCATGAGTAACGCACCTTATGTGGTACGTAATGCAAGATTTGGAGTTCGTTATGGAAATTCTGAATTTGAAGATTCATTGGCAACTGGTTTAACAGATATTTATGTTGAACTTCCGATGGGAATGACTGCAGAAAATTTATCTGACCAATATAAAATCTCTAGAGAAGAACAAGATCTTTGGGCTGCGACTTCACAAGAAAGAGCAGAAGAAGCAACAAACAAAGGTATCTTAAAAGAAGAAATTCATCCCATTACGATTAATGGAAAAAATCCAATTGTGTTTGATAAAGATGAGTTCATCAAAGGAAAAGCCGGTGCTACAAAATTAGCAACATTGAAACCTGCTTTCAAAAAAGATGGAACCGTCACTGCTGGAAACGCATCCGGAATCAATGATGGAGCATCCGCATTGATTGTGGCTTCTGCTTCCCAAGCAAAAAAATTAGGTAAAGAACCTTTGGCCATTGTGAAGTCATGGGGACATGCTGGTTGTGATCCCGCTAAGATGGGAATTGGTCCTGCTGTTGCCATCCCTGCTGCTTTACAAAAAGCCGGAATTAGTTTGAAGGATGTTGGTCTTGTAGAAGTAAACGAAGCGTTTGCCGCACAGTACTTAGCAGTCCAAAAAGAACTAGGACTTGATCCTAAAATTACCAATGTGAATGGTGGTGCCGTTGCGATTGGACATCCACTCGGAGCTTCTGGAAACCGTGTGACTTTGACATTGGCATTAGAGATGCAAAGACGAGGAGTCAAATACGGAGTTGCCTCACTTTGTATTGGTGGTGGACAAGGGATTGCCATCGTTTTAGAAAATCCCAAAGCATAA
- a CDS encoding peptidase domain-containing ABC transporter yields MQSEVRRNLEKIRTVFRSNYLLAELDEVERENLLPYIEVRFVRLGQHLIKANQMPDHIHFVLTGRFGMKQNKQDLSLGRYAFVEVGESIGERITLTKTPSKHDYYALEPSIVLLLPTSRFLKLVESHPEIAEKAKHREEEQEKFHYVRKLSFFDELSPEEIKLILKSIQLVKVGQGDFIFAEGEDGDAAYIVRSGKIQIRTENPRKIISIMRSGDILGEIAIFKQQKRLASAVASEDSDLYKIPGSIFRKVIGVEKGNKLEEIVQSRLLRYSTYKAKEKEENTIRPFVSKRFEFRKATKKIFIEQVTTDQMTLAGLVCSELALRTFDKPLPANWKIRIKNELSRNIVPGIFELAIELEKLGFLTKQQHLITDQLSELENPVFITDDESVPCLLYLYDKDLDAVLISHPIKGVYELSISQFLNIWDGVVLQFSPAPAAMSADVSLISFFKELRLLFSPQKREIRWILVATVFSALLTLSLPYLIRQVVDQVLVFSDRNFLFTIVFGVALAIFFQTLFSLFRNLIAIGLMQSLEYNYFVRFFQHILNLTLPEFRKFETGDFTQRLKENQRILEITQRSGLFLILDLVTLPIYLFILFRLDISLTFVGLFFLVIYSLFVVRSSAKIKKLQKHSFESKKKTTSFFLSLFAGMPLIKAAAMESRYLSKGLNEIARTILTNLRVGKRVHILELMSKFFEQIGLISVIAFGVSDVLAETLTLGSFLAFLVLYSLLMEPIVRLCHVYEDLSELRESRMRLTEIYSLPGEIVSQRPFGELPRLTGKITLDHISFRYTETSPNILSDINLEIEAGEKIAIVGRSGCGKSTLMRIMMGTLSPTKGKVFVDSFDLSTLDPEEVRIQFGAVEQNPILFSGTIAENLSKKNPSLNQESLLAGAKLASVDHFVDRFPMKYETKIGESGIGLSGGQRQRLAIARALVTNPSILFLDEPTSALDSETESHIQSQWETVFQDRTVIQISHRLHSTVSADKIIVLDEGRIVEMGTHAELITTKGFYYHLFPTLSEGDNDV; encoded by the coding sequence ATGCAATCGGAAGTTAGGCGAAATCTTGAAAAAATCCGCACTGTGTTTCGCAGTAATTATTTACTTGCGGAGCTCGACGAAGTCGAACGGGAAAACCTGCTCCCTTATATCGAAGTACGTTTTGTTCGCTTAGGGCAACATTTAATCAAAGCCAACCAAATGCCCGATCACATCCATTTTGTCTTAACAGGCAGATTTGGAATGAAACAAAACAAACAGGATCTAAGTTTAGGAAGATATGCTTTTGTCGAAGTTGGTGAGTCGATAGGGGAAAGAATCACGCTGACTAAAACCCCATCAAAACATGATTATTATGCTTTAGAACCTTCGATTGTTTTACTCCTACCTACATCTCGTTTTTTAAAGTTAGTTGAATCGCATCCTGAAATTGCTGAGAAAGCAAAACACAGAGAAGAAGAACAAGAAAAATTTCATTACGTACGTAAACTTAGTTTCTTTGATGAATTATCTCCAGAAGAGATCAAACTCATTCTAAAGTCCATCCAGTTGGTAAAAGTTGGGCAAGGGGATTTTATTTTTGCCGAAGGCGAAGACGGAGATGCCGCATACATTGTTCGATCAGGAAAAATTCAGATTCGGACAGAAAATCCAAGGAAAATTATCTCGATTATGCGTTCAGGAGATATCTTAGGTGAAATTGCTATCTTCAAACAACAGAAACGATTGGCGAGTGCCGTTGCTTCAGAAGATTCCGATTTATATAAAATTCCTGGATCTATTTTTCGTAAGGTCATTGGAGTTGAAAAAGGAAACAAGTTAGAAGAAATTGTTCAATCGCGTTTACTTCGTTATTCGACATACAAGGCAAAAGAAAAAGAAGAAAACACGATACGGCCTTTTGTTTCAAAACGTTTTGAATTTAGAAAGGCCACCAAAAAGATTTTTATAGAACAGGTTACAACAGACCAAATGACTTTAGCAGGTTTGGTTTGTTCAGAATTGGCATTAAGAACCTTTGATAAACCTTTGCCGGCCAACTGGAAAATCAGAATTAAAAACGAATTAAGCAGAAATATTGTTCCCGGTATTTTTGAATTAGCAATCGAATTAGAAAAATTAGGTTTTTTAACAAAACAACAACACCTAATCACAGATCAACTTTCTGAATTAGAAAATCCAGTTTTTATTACTGATGATGAAAGTGTACCTTGTCTTTTGTATTTATATGATAAAGATTTAGATGCAGTTCTGATCTCTCATCCTATCAAAGGTGTGTATGAACTTTCTATTTCTCAATTTTTGAATATCTGGGATGGGGTGGTTCTTCAGTTTTCTCCAGCACCTGCGGCTATGTCAGCCGATGTGAGTTTGATTAGTTTTTTCAAAGAACTTAGATTGTTGTTCAGCCCTCAAAAAAGAGAAATCCGTTGGATTTTGGTAGCAACTGTTTTTTCAGCTTTATTGACTTTATCATTACCGTATTTGATCCGTCAGGTGGTAGATCAGGTATTGGTTTTTTCAGACAGAAACTTTTTGTTTACCATAGTATTTGGTGTTGCACTTGCAATATTTTTCCAAACATTATTTTCTCTATTCCGCAATTTGATCGCAATTGGTCTTATGCAAAGTTTGGAATACAATTATTTTGTTCGATTTTTTCAACATATATTGAATTTAACCTTACCTGAATTTAGAAAATTTGAAACTGGAGACTTTACTCAAAGGTTAAAAGAAAATCAAAGAATACTCGAGATTACTCAAAGATCTGGATTATTTTTGATATTGGATTTGGTGACATTACCAATTTATCTTTTTATTTTATTTCGATTAGATATAAGTCTTACTTTTGTTGGTCTTTTCTTTTTAGTCATTTATTCCTTATTTGTAGTTCGATCGAGTGCAAAAATTAAAAAATTACAAAAACATAGTTTTGAATCCAAAAAGAAAACAACTTCCTTTTTTCTTTCCTTATTTGCTGGGATGCCATTGATCAAAGCAGCTGCTATGGAAAGTCGGTATCTTTCTAAGGGGTTAAATGAAATTGCAAGAACCATTCTCACCAACCTACGAGTTGGAAAACGAGTACATATATTGGAGTTGATGAGTAAGTTTTTTGAACAAATTGGTTTAATTTCTGTGATTGCCTTTGGTGTCAGTGATGTGTTAGCTGAAACACTTACACTGGGAAGTTTTTTAGCTTTCCTTGTTTTGTATTCCCTTCTTATGGAGCCTATTGTTCGGCTTTGTCATGTATATGAAGATTTAAGTGAACTGAGAGAGTCGAGAATGCGCCTTACGGAGATTTATTCGTTACCTGGAGAAATCGTCAGCCAACGTCCGTTTGGTGAATTACCAAGATTGACAGGAAAAATTACCTTAGACCATATTAGTTTTCGTTATACGGAAACAAGCCCTAATATACTTTCTGATATCAATTTGGAAATTGAAGCAGGTGAAAAGATTGCGATCGTAGGGAGGAGTGGTTGTGGAAAATCAACTTTAATGCGAATCATGATGGGTACATTATCGCCCACGAAAGGAAAGGTTTTTGTTGATTCCTTTGATCTTTCCACCCTAGATCCGGAAGAAGTAAGAATACAATTTGGTGCCGTCGAACAGAATCCCATATTATTTTCGGGTACAATTGCCGAGAATTTATCTAAAAAAAATCCATCATTGAATCAAGAATCATTACTCGCTGGTGCAAAGTTAGCTTCGGTAGATCACTTTGTAGATCGATTTCCAATGAAGTATGAAACAAAAATTGGAGAATCGGGAATTGGACTCTCAGGTGGACAAAGGCAACGATTGGCAATCGCAAGGGCACTTGTTACAAATCCGAGTATTTTGTTTTTGGATGAGCCCACTTCTGCTTTAGATTCCGAAACAGAATCGCATATCCAATCACAATGGGAAACTGTATTCCAAGATAGAACTGTCATTCAAATTTCGCATAGACTCCATAGTACGGTAAGTGCTGATAAGATCATTGTGTTAGATGAAGGGCGTATTGTTGAGATGGGAACTCATGCGGAGTTAATTACAACAAAAGGATTTTATTATCATTTGTTCCCAACATTAAGCGAAGGGGATAATGATGTTTAA
- a CDS encoding Hpt domain-containing protein, whose translation MNDPEDRAWLKEMITSLLENMATRIENLNRLLVSKEPKDLQAELHQIKGVAANFGLAALSEVVVKAEAFAKTGEIDASVEEGKKIAAIWESTRQELEKKFST comes from the coding sequence ATGAATGATCCTGAGGACCGGGCCTGGTTAAAAGAGATGATCACCTCTCTTTTGGAAAACATGGCAACTCGGATAGAAAATCTAAACCGTCTTTTGGTCTCCAAAGAACCGAAGGACTTACAAGCAGAGTTACACCAAATCAAAGGTGTTGCAGCCAATTTTGGTTTGGCAGCTCTTTCAGAGGTTGTGGTCAAAGCAGAAGCCTTTGCAAAAACCGGTGAGATTGACGCCTCTGTGGAAGAAGGAAAAAAAATTGCGGCGATATGGGAATCAACCAGACAAGAACTAGAAAAAAAGTTTTCTACTTAA
- the lpxA gene encoding acyl-ACP--UDP-N-acetylglucosamine O-acyltransferase, whose amino-acid sequence MKIHPTAIIDPKAELHESVEVGPFCIIEKDVKIGEGTVIESHVKILSGTRIGKFNKLSSGGSYGGLPQDLAFKPETKTYLEIGDHNHFRENVILHRGTVEGKATTIGNHNYLMGNVHLAHDVIVGDHNIMVQNTMLAGHVVIGHKVFISGSVGVHQFVRVSDYAMLAGLTKVVKDVPPYATVDGHPGSVVSLNVVGMKRAGISADVRLAIKRVYKVIYHSGLNTKQALTELKKDTNPAPEVQKIIEFFETSKRGVVDHRFVSGGSDEE is encoded by the coding sequence ATGAAAATTCACCCCACTGCCATCATCGATCCAAAGGCGGAACTCCATGAGTCCGTAGAAGTTGGACCGTTTTGTATCATTGAGAAAGATGTCAAAATCGGAGAAGGAACCGTCATCGAATCCCATGTCAAAATCCTATCAGGAACAAGGATCGGTAAGTTCAACAAACTATCTTCGGGGGGAAGTTACGGCGGATTGCCTCAAGATTTAGCCTTCAAACCGGAAACAAAGACCTATTTGGAAATTGGAGACCATAATCATTTTCGGGAAAATGTCATTTTGCACCGAGGAACCGTAGAAGGAAAAGCTACAACCATTGGAAATCATAACTATCTTATGGGAAATGTCCACCTTGCTCACGATGTGATCGTTGGTGACCATAACATTATGGTCCAAAACACAATGCTTGCAGGCCATGTTGTCATTGGTCATAAAGTTTTTATATCTGGTTCCGTTGGTGTCCACCAATTTGTGCGAGTATCTGATTATGCAATGTTAGCTGGTCTAACAAAGGTAGTAAAAGATGTTCCTCCTTATGCAACAGTAGATGGACACCCTGGTTCCGTTGTGAGTTTAAATGTTGTCGGTATGAAACGTGCCGGTATTTCTGCAGATGTTCGTTTGGCAATCAAACGTGTTTACAAAGTAATTTATCACAGTGGCCTTAATACCAAACAAGCTCTTACAGAACTCAAAAAAGATACAAACCCAGCACCTGAAGTTCAAAAGATCATTGAATTCTTTGAAACAAGCAAACGTGGAGTAGTCGATCACCGTTTTGTATCTGGTGGATCTGACGAAGAATGA
- a CDS encoding HlyD family efflux transporter periplasmic adaptor subunit codes for MMFKKFKNIKETDSNWESRHSASYYDELLKHPAPNWERKGIYLLTIFFLCFVLFLVFGKVDVIVQASGSIRPKGNYHVVEALETGTLTNLYVKSGDFLKKGDPIMELEFSEQQIELSKDANNLDYEEKKLQRLVRNKREAEKILKNLAYNLENNSGSALSGGVLNKFVSLKKAHMDFQNGVGAKFIYDQSLLEFNEEFGNLKDEIQREENIISSLRGDTKLKRERVANAIIRMPFSGIIGELSVNNVGQNIIRGQTVASLMEEGQPLEAIVEVSSKDIGAVRIGLSSVIKVKAFHQNDFGVVEGTVSQIIPNTKEKDSFSVVLILGTQDLNQDGKEFQLFPGLKVMADIIIDRKSIYQILFRYADPRN; via the coding sequence ATGATGTTTAAAAAATTTAAAAACATAAAAGAAACTGATTCTAATTGGGAATCAAGACATTCTGCATCCTATTATGATGAGTTATTAAAACACCCTGCACCAAATTGGGAAAGAAAAGGAATTTATCTACTCACAATATTTTTTCTATGTTTTGTTTTGTTCTTAGTATTTGGGAAAGTAGATGTTATTGTTCAAGCATCAGGGTCGATTCGGCCAAAAGGGAACTACCATGTAGTGGAAGCTTTAGAAACTGGAACTCTTACAAATTTATATGTAAAATCAGGGGACTTTCTTAAAAAAGGAGATCCCATTATGGAGTTAGAATTTTCCGAACAACAAATTGAATTATCGAAAGATGCCAATAACTTAGACTATGAAGAAAAAAAATTACAAAGGCTTGTACGAAACAAACGAGAAGCAGAGAAAATTTTAAAAAACTTAGCCTATAATTTGGAAAACAATTCCGGTTCTGCTTTATCTGGTGGAGTTTTAAATAAATTTGTAAGCTTAAAAAAAGCTCATATGGATTTTCAGAATGGTGTTGGAGCAAAATTTATTTATGATCAAAGTTTGTTAGAGTTTAATGAGGAATTTGGAAATTTAAAAGATGAGATCCAAAGAGAAGAGAATATTATTTCAAGTCTTAGAGGGGACACAAAGTTAAAAAGAGAACGAGTAGCTAATGCTATTATTCGAATGCCTTTTTCTGGAATTATTGGCGAACTTTCTGTAAATAACGTTGGGCAGAATATAATCAGAGGTCAAACGGTCGCTTCGTTAATGGAAGAAGGTCAACCATTAGAGGCCATTGTTGAGGTCAGTAGCAAAGATATTGGAGCAGTTCGGATTGGTTTATCATCTGTAATTAAAGTTAAAGCCTTTCATCAGAATGATTTTGGTGTAGTGGAAGGGACTGTTTCTCAAATTATCCCCAATACAAAAGAAAAGGATTCATTTTCAGTAGTATTGATTTTGGGAACACAAGATTTGAACCAAGATGGTAAAGAATTTCAATTGTTTCCTGGTTTGAAAGTTATGGCCGACATTATCATTGATCGGAAGAGTATTTATCAAATTTTATTTCGTTATGCGGATCCTAGGAATTAA